One region of Primulina tabacum isolate GXHZ01 chromosome 1, ASM2559414v2, whole genome shotgun sequence genomic DNA includes:
- the LOC142546271 gene encoding uncharacterized protein LOC142546271, giving the protein MDYGVADRNAAVYGGEHDEETQYEGQYNEAEEGNYGSIDRIDDSAGRHELKHDSSSSAGKLFVGGIAWETSKESFSRYFGKYGEIIDSVIMMDKLTGRPRGFGFVTFGDPEVAENVLLEEHVIDGRAVEVKRTVPREDTQVGGVPKTKKIFVGGIPLSINEDDLREYFSSYGNIVEHQIMLDHQTGRSRGFGFVTFENEDAIDKILAHGRMHELGGKQVEIKRAEPKRSGFDNFTGSRSRFGGSSSKFSGNFASGSKGGFGGGYNSKMDKPYGGYDSYGGYGNFSGNYGGGSAGFYGGYGGYGYGYGFGGPLYNGGAYGGGGFGAATGYGGGPTGYSAGKGYSGSSGGYDGGKIFGGGGGGGYGPAKGYGGGYGGDGYGGGGGYGGGGGYGSGKGYGNGNFTGGRFHPYRK; this is encoded by the exons ATGGATTATGGTGTAGCTGACCGGAACGCCGCCGTTTATGGCGGCGAACATGACGAGGAAACACAGTACGAAGGGCAATACAATGAAGCAGAAGAGGGAAACTACGGGTCAATTGATAGAATAGATGATAGTGCAGGCCGTCATGAGTTGAAGCATGATTCTTCTTCGTCAGCAGG AAAACTCTTTGTCGGAGGCATTGCGTGGGAGACTTCAAAAG AATCCTTCAGCAGGTACTTTGGGAAGTATGGAGAAATTATAGATTCTGTAATAATGATGGATAAACTTACTGGAAGACCACGGGGATTTGGATTTGTAACTTTTGGTGATCCAGAAGTTGCTGAAAATGTTTTACTGGAAGAACATGTCATTGATGGTAGAGCG GTTGAAGTAAAGAGAACAGTCCCTAGGGAGGACACCCAAGTTGGAGGAGTGCCAAAGACGAAGAAAATATTTGTGGGTGGTATTCCATTGTCAATAAATGAAG ACGATTTGAGGGAGTATTTCTCTTCTTACGGTAATATTGTGGAGCATCAAATTATGCTGGATCATCAAACTGGTCGGTCCCGAGGTTTTGGCTTTGTAACTTTTGAAAATGAAGATGCCATTGATAAAATACTTGCTCATGGTCGCATGCATGAACTCGGTGGAAAGCAA GTTGAAATAAAGAGGGCTGAGCCAAAAAGATCTGGCTTTGACAATTTTACCGGAAGTCGCTCACGTTTTGGAGGTAGTAGTTCAAAATTTAGCGGTAATTTTGCTAGTGGTTCAAAAGGTGGTTTCGGAGGTGGCTACAACAGTAAGATGGATAAACCCTATGGCGGATATGATAGCTATGGTGGTTATGGAAACTTCTCTGGGAATTATGGCGGTGGTTCTGCAGGATTTTATGGAGGATATGGTGGATATGGCTATGGTTACGGATTTGGTGGGCCTTTGTACAACGGTGGTGCATATGGAGGTGGTGGGTTTGGGGCCGCCACTGGATATGGTGGTGGGCCCACTGGTTATAGTGCAGGTAAAGGGTACAGTGGTTCCAGTGGTGGATATGACGGTGGTAAAATCTTTGGAGGAGGTGGCGGTGGAGGGTATGGCCCGGCAAAAGGTTATGGCGGCGGTTATGGCGGCGATGGTTATGGCGGCGGCGGCGGTTATGGTGGCGGCGGCGGTTATGGAAGTGGTAAAGGATATGGAAACGGTAATTTCACTGGTGGGAGGTTCCATCCTTACAGGAAGTGA